The Papaver somniferum cultivar HN1 chromosome 3, ASM357369v1, whole genome shotgun sequence genome includes a region encoding these proteins:
- the LOC113360513 gene encoding salutaridinol 7-O-acetyltransferase-like produces the protein MKVQVISKEIIKPSSPTPPHLRNFKLSLLDQILPPFYVPIVMFYPAGDDYVTNNNIHDQSSKSEFLKKSLSETLTRFYPIAGRIKDNILIDCNNEGVDYIEAKVNGIMSDFMSVDVVHQLHPSHIMLDDVAKEAQLAVQVNLFDCGGIAISISMSHKIVDACTAITFINGWAATARAAPKQEIVCPTFDSAAIFPALPPGVQVSSLESDDSVQGVNVVTKMFAFTAPKIASLRARIAELRSSSDGLSKYPTRTEALSALVWKSFIRTSRVKAARKYSLSPASTKPVIKSVANYAVNLRTRLNPPLPQVSFGNILMDATAESTTTIDDDDSHEFADTLAGLIGQLRLGVSRINGDYIRKLQEGDLAFLKSLDEASHDSNGEKVQICWISSLCRFPFYEADFGWGKPSWVALNTNAEYKNSLFLMDTKCGTGIEAWVSLEEDDMAIFEEDQDLLQCVKSIN, from the coding sequence ATGAAGGTCCAAGTTATATCAAAAGAGATCATTAAACCTTCATCACCAACTCCTCCTCACCTAAGAAATTTCAAGCTTTCGCTTCTTGATCAAATTCTTCCTCCATTTTATGTTCCCATAGTTATGTTCTACCCGGCTGGTGATGATTATGTAACCAATAATAATATTCATGATCAAAgtagtaaatctgagtttctcaAAAAATCGTTATCAGAAACCCTGACACGATTCTACCCGATTGCTGGTAGAATAAAAGATAACATCTTAATTGATTGTAACAATGAAGGTGTAGATTATATCGAAGCGAAAGTTAACGGTATAATGTCTGATTTCATGAGTGTCGATGTAGTTCATCAGCTTCATCCTTCACACATTATGTTAGATGATGTAGCTAAAGAAGCGCAGTTGGCAGTTCAAGtgaatttgtttgattgcggtgGAATCGCGATTAGTATAAGTATGTCGCATAAGATAGTTGATGCATGTACGGCGATAACATTCATCAATGGCTGGGCAGCCACCGCTCGTGCAGCACCCAAACAAGAAATCGTGTGTCCAACTTTTGACTCAGCTGCAATCTTCCCGGCCCTACCACCAGGAGTTCAAGTATCCTCACTCGAGTCCGATGACTCTGTCCAAGGAGTGAACGTCGTTACGAAAATGTTTGCATTTACTGCTCCTAAGATCGCTTCCCTTCGTGCAAGGATCGCTGAGTTAAGAAGTAGCAGTGATGGCTTGTCTAAATACCCGACTCGTACAGAAGCGCTGTCGGCTTTAGTATGGAAGTCGTTCATAAGGACTAGTAGAGTGAAAGCAGCCCGCAAGTATTCCCTCTCACCAGCATCAACAAAGCCCGTTATCAAATCTGTTGCCAATTATGCTGTGAATTTGCGCACGAGATTAAATCCACCGTTGCCTCAAGTATCATTTGGCAATATTCTCATGGATGCAACAGCAGAGTCGACTACGacaattgatgatgatgatagtcACGAGTTTGCGGATACGTTAGCTGGGTTGATAGGCCAGCTGAGACTAGGGGTAAGTAGGATCAACGGTGATTACATAAGGAAATTACAAGAAGGTGATCTCGCGTTCTTAAAATCACTTGATGAAGCCTCTCATGATTCAAATGGTGAGAAGGTTCAGATATGCTGGATAAGCAGTTTATGCAGATTTCCATTCTACGAAGCTGATTTTGGGTGGGGAAAGCCATCGTGGGTGGCCCTAAATACAAATGCCGAATACAAGAACTCTCTCTTTCTGATGGATACGAAATGTGGTACAGGGATAGAAGCATGGGTGAGCTTAGAGGAGGATGACATGGCCATATTTGAAGAGGATCAAGATCTTCTCCAATGTGTTAAAAGTATCAACTAA